The genomic region AGAAAATGGAAACTACAATTATCAAAGCAAAAGCAGCCGTTGTTGACTGTAACAATGTTGACAAAAAATTAAGACAATTAGTTGACTTAACGGAAGACGAAGCCAACTTTCATATGAAACAGAGTGCTTTTCTTTACCAACTAGCGGTCCAAACAACACCAAAAAGTCACCATTGTCTGTCAATGAGACTAACCGTTGAGTATTTCAAAACTTCACCACTTGATGCTGATGTGTCAGAGAGTTTGTTGAACCCGGACCTGCATCACTATGTTATACTTTCCAACAACGTGCTTGCATCATCAGTAGTAATTAATTCGACTGTTATGCATGCAAAAGTATGTTCTCCTTCCTTTCTTTTTTAAGCTACTTATTAGTGGTGGCAAATAGGTAGATTGTTGTACTGGTCAAAACGGGTTGAGTtgacagtttttttttttcaaatttagtaaatctgttttttttttcttttggctGATAATTAGCATGTCAAATGTGATTACAAAAGCCAAAGGGGCatataggggtgttcaaaaaacttgtagctcgctcgaaaaaagctcggctagaaattggctcggttgtaaatgagccagctcggctcggtttgtaaatgagccgagctcggctcgtgagctggctcgataaggtttacatccatttttttttgtcccacatcgcttagaaaacaaaaactaagggagtattccactataaaagaaggtaaagacaatgtacaaagtAAATTAACTATtttacttgcatatttagccatatggttaaattaaatggcaattatggcccttagtctatgaagaaattcattttaaggactttttaagtagtaaattttgcggttctttgttagttcgagctagatagagccaagccgagctagctcgaattctaatcgagtcgagctcgagcctcaaatctcagctcgatttgaaattcgagctcgagccgagccagctcaaatcgagttcgagccgagctcgagctgggtctagctcggctcgactcggctcgtttacagccctagggaCATAGATATCGTTCTAAAAGTTCAATGTTTTATCTATGTGTGTATGCGCGTACACACATTTTTAAAACAGTTGTAATTTACTTATTTCATAGTAAGCTTTATAAATCGATTACTTACTTATAACAGCCCGTTTCACTGAATAAATGAAGAGGGCATTGTGCACTGACACGATTCATAGTATCAACATTGTTTTCCTATTCATTTATCCAGAGCGAACTGTTTTTATAATTTATCTACTATAAATAAGTAAattttagagtaaagtacacagatggtccctgtggtttaccaattTTTTGGATTTAGCccctagctttccaaaaataCACGGACAGTCCCAATGGTTTGCaatttgtaacacatttagtccccaactttgtCAAAAAGTACATGACTTTGTCAAAAAGTACATGGattgtccctgtggttttcaTTTTGTTACGCATTTAGCCCCTAAGTTGGACCTactgaaacctttagatttgttggctgggaCTAACTGTGTTagaaagtgcaaaccacagggaccatctgtgtacttttgaaaagctaggtaccaaatccaaaattttggtaaaccacatggaccatccgtgtactttactctgaATATCATTTTTTTAGTGTGTAAAGGGTAAATTTTACATTCCCAAATATAAAGTTTTGGAATGATATAGTTGAAATTATTCCAAAATTATATTTTGTCAATAATAatctatttttttaaataaaatgactGTTGAGGTTTTACAGTGGGTGACTTTTTACGTGCCTGGATAGTTTTTTACCCGTTCGAGATAAACGCTACCCAACTTCGACCCATTTATAAGTAACAAATGGGTCAAACCCGCCACCTCTACCACTTATCATATCTTTCTGTACTAGAGACTCATCAGCATTATTTTCAGGTCAGTAGGAAGCAGGTGTTTCATGTGTTAACAGATAAGCAAAGCTTCTTCTCCATGAAAATGTGGTTCTTTACTAATGCTTACAAGGATGCAACAGTTGAAGTTTTGAACATTGAAGATCTTGACCTTCTAAAAGGTCAAACACCTTCTCATTTGTCAATGCGCCAAGAATTACGTGTCTCTTTCCTATCTACTTCCGAAAGTAGAACCGAATACATGTCCGTGTTTTCTCATTGGCATTACGCCCTACCAAAAATATTCCCAAATTTGAAGAAAATCGTTGTTCTTGATGACGATGTTGTTGTCCAGCGCGATTTGTCAGCCTTGTGGAATCTTGACATGAATGAAAAAGTCATTGGTGCAGTGCGTTTTTGTGCCGTGAAATTCGGTGCGATTAAAAATTATTTGGGGAAGGAAAATTATGATAGTAGTTCTTGTACGTGGATGTCGGGGTTAAATATTATTGATTTGGATCGGTGGAGGGAACATGATGTTACTAAAATGTTTCAAAGTTTGGTACAAAAGGTGCGTTATCTTTTTATCTATTACTTCATTTCGCTCGTTTTCGgtccttggttttaaaatgcgtgCATAATGCGTGATGCGCCCGATGCGCTTATGAGGGTGCATTGCCACAGCTCATGCATTGCGTTTACATGATGCGAGAATATTGCGCCGATTTCGCATAATGCGTTCCGATGCACGCAACattgtttgttatgtttttttttctccAGATTTTATGAAATGGGTTGGTTTTTTTCAATAATTATATATGAGTATGCTTGATTTCGACCATTATGGTTCCTAAACACTTTTTGTGGTTCTAGAAACATTCTAGTATGCTTGATTTGAACCAAAAAGCACAACTTTTATCTTCGAGTTATGGATTATCCCTAAAGGGTCAAACAAAATATCTGACGCAATTTAAAACCAAGTTTTGGTTGGAGGTGGGAATTTTGACCCGTTAACTTTTAAATGGGTTGATTCGAGTTATGGTTTATCCCTAAAGGGTCAAACAAAATATCtaaatatgaaatgtaatatcTGACACAAActgtttattaaaaaaatatatcattTGTGACAAAAAGTGTTTTGATTTGGTGGTTTAGACTCAGAAAAGTATCCGTGTGACCCCACTTTTTGTCTGGTAACAGGTCGAAACGAGTAATTTTGTGTAAAATTGAATGGGACGAAAATGGACGGTTAGGCCAGCTGGGTTGTGGTTGGGTAACAGATCAAAATGAGTAACTTTTAGTAAAGTCAAACGGGTCAGGTCAATATGGTTTGACCTGAAACTTTTTATGAGTAATTAATGTGTTGAATATGAAGAgagttatataatataatattaaattaGTAATCTagcttttttttaatataatgatGAGGTTTTATGCATATTTTGATTCACTTTAGgtgaatttcaaatttcaaaccgACACATTTGACCCATTTTCTTTCAAACTTCTTATTTGGGCTATACCGTTGGAGATAAATCATAACTAGAGTCAACCCATTTGAAACTGAACGGGTTACGGGTCAAAAATGCCACGCCAACAAATGTTATGTACCAAGGAGACGTTTTGACCATCGCCTTTCTTTGTGAACAGCGTTTGACTGAAACAACAACACTAGGAGCAACCGTGTTGACTTTTCGAGGTTTACTTATGGATCTTGATGACACATGGGTATTATCTGGACTGGGTCACAATTACGGTATTACTAATGAAGCTATTAACAAAGCAGCTGTATTGCACTTCAACGGCAACATGAAACCCTGGCTTGAACTCGGCATTTCAAATTATAAAGTTCACTGGAGAAAATATTTAGACCTTGAAAACCGTTACATGACCGATTGCAATGTCAACCCTTGACCCCAGTTGATCATTTCCTGCAAATTCTTTAATTTGAAGAAAATAGAAACTTATATCTTGATCAGATTTCCAGAAAATGATGATCTGCAAATGCTGATCTGGCGATCTGTGTGTATTTCTAGTTATTTGGACGAAAAATTTGTCCAGATGAAGAGGAGATTGCGGTTACTGTTGATGGTTATATGGAGAACTGCTTTCTAGTTGGTTTTTTGTTTGGTATTTAAGTTAGGTAGAAATGTGATTACCGCGAACtcgtttttaattttatttttatatttgtttttttttcacgATTGTTATAATATATTTATCTGGTTAGGTTGTTTGTAATATCAGGGATATTATAGTGATCAAGGGATAGCAAATAATTCAATTACTTTAGAAGGTGTACCTTTTCGCAATTAAATATTACAAACAGTCCACAACGACCATGTATTGCACGAACGGAATTGAATATTACAAAGATCATCTCTCAAAAGGCGTCAGTTAACAATCACTTTACTCTCATTATAAAATTGCTCCGATTGAACAAGTAATATaaagagttaattattgtttttgtccatgtagtttgtcaaaaatcactattttagtctattagtttaaaaattgtgatttcagtccctgtggtttcactttcgtaactttttcagtccacctcgtaaccattttagtctacctcgtaaccatttcagtcctgTACTTAACataataaatggattgaaatggttacgaaagtgaaaccacaaggactgaaatggttacgaaagtgagaccacagggactgaaatcgcaatttttgaactaatggactgaaatagtgatttttgacaaaccacagggacgaaaatagtaattaactctaatataAAATATATGTAATATTTGCAGCCACAAACACAAAAAATCACTGTAGCCATAGTCACATCAcctttttttatttacttttttaattttcaatttcaTCTCTCGTTTAATTTTTGTTAACACCTCTCACAATTTAGTTTGTTCATTTCctcttagaccacccgtagtggtaaACAAGAATAATGCCCCCAACATGGGGCATTATACGCCACGTGTCATCCTAGTCATacatggggcattatagcaaaataggcgtagtggggcattatgccaataacccccatattatttttaatgaaaaaaaaaaagggtCAAGATGTCAGGTTGAATGGGCAAAAGTGATTGGTTGACTAAAGTGAATTTCTTTAAAAGTCCCCTTCATTGTCAGAGTTCCAAACTCCCCTTTAAGCATTATCATAAACACGCCAAATtcaagtttttgaaatttttttcaaaaaaaacgccccatgtaatggagGGGTGGGCGTTTTCAggcgttttttttgaatttttaaaaaaaaaaacgccccactacacatggacTTAGGGTTGTAAACAAACTGAACATTCAGCTAACAGTTCGTAAACCGTTCGGCAGTaagttcgtttaataaacgaatgaACATGAAGAAAAAATTTTGTTCGATTATTTAATTGAACGAACATGAATAGAGGtgtcgttcgttcaattgtgtttgTGAACGTTCGGCAACGTGTTAGTGAACATTCGTGAATTTGcatttgtttgtgttcatttgtttgTGTTGTTAATTAAAGATATTTGTACTTACATATATTTATCTAAActtcttatatttttattattacccTAAGAACTAAACTAGGAAACCTTATTTCCATCTTGTTATGCACCATTCCCCTTTCTTTTTTCATTATTCACATCGATGAATACTATCGACTTCCGTTCCATGCTTAGGGCTTCAAGTTCCAGCATTGCTATCTCCGCCATCCATCGTTGGCATTCGTCGCGTTCGCCGAATTTATTTGTGTTtgtgaacacgctcattt from Helianthus annuus cultivar XRQ/B chromosome 10, HanXRQr2.0-SUNRISE, whole genome shotgun sequence harbors:
- the LOC110884419 gene encoding probable galacturonosyltransferase 7 isoform X1; this translates as MKGGAMTSYHTMPVKKRWSWLVIAVLGLVLLSMLVPLAFLLGLHNGFYSGGYVTEKRSSVSSRQNVTLDSPLIKGGPSTRVHELLKNLGPTLPKDFGRKSVKEAENRTTGFTVPTQVSKPPPKGDNVGVGSSAEGTKTIQVIGDNEKTCELKYGSYCLWRQQHKEKMKDLIVRKMKDQLYVARAYYPSIAKLPKLDQFSQEMKQNIQQFEHIFSEGTEDTDLPPQVEKLIQKMETTIIKAKAAVVDCNNVDKKLRQLVDLTEDEANFHMKQSAFLYQLAVQTTPKSHHCLSMRLTVEYFKTSPLDADVSESLLNPDLHHYVILSNNVLASSVVINSTVMHAKVSRKQVFHVLTDKQSFFSMKMWFFTNAYKDATVEVLNIEDLDLLKGQTPSHLSMRQELRVSFLSTSESRTEYMSVFSHWHYALPKIFPNLKKIVVLDDDVVVQRDLSALWNLDMNEKVIGAVRFCAVKFGAIKNYLGKENYDSSSCTWMSGLNIIDLDRWREHDVTKMFQSLVQKRLTETTTLGATVLTFRGLLMDLDDTWVLSGLGHNYGITNEAINKAAVLHFNGNMKPWLELGISNYKVHWRKYLDLENRYMTDCNVNP
- the LOC110884419 gene encoding probable galacturonosyltransferase 7 isoform X3; this translates as MDFGRKSVKEAENRTTGFTVPTQVSKPPPKGDNVGVGSSAEGTKTIQVIGDNEKTCELKYGSYCLWRQQHKEKMKDLIVRKMKDQLYVARAYYPSIAKLPKLDQFSQEMKQNIQQFEHIFSEGTEDTDLPPQVEKLIQKMETTIIKAKAAVVDCNNVDKKLRQLVDLTEDEANFHMKQSAFLYQLAVQTTPKSHHCLSMRLTVEYFKTSPLDADVSESLLNPDLHHYVILSNNVLASSVVINSTVMHAKVSRKQVFHVLTDKQSFFSMKMWFFTNAYKDATVEVLNIEDLDLLKGQTPSHLSMRQELRVSFLSTSESRTEYMSVFSHWHYALPKIFPNLKKIVVLDDDVVVQRDLSALWNLDMNEKVIGAVRFCAVKFGAIKNYLGKENYDSSSCTWMSGLNIIDLDRWREHDVTKMFQSLVQKRLTETTTLGATVLTFRGLLMDLDDTWVLSGLGHNYGITNEAINKAAVLHFNGNMKPWLELGISNYKVHWRKYLDLENRYMTDCNVNP
- the LOC110884419 gene encoding probable galacturonosyltransferase 7 isoform X2, which codes for MKGGAMTSYHTMPVKKRWSWLVIAVLGLVLLSMLVPLAFLLGLHNGFYSGGYVTEKRSSVSSRQNVTLDSPLIKDFGRKSVKEAENRTTGFTVPTQVSKPPPKGDNVGVGSSAEGTKTIQVIGDNEKTCELKYGSYCLWRQQHKEKMKDLIVRKMKDQLYVARAYYPSIAKLPKLDQFSQEMKQNIQQFEHIFSEGTEDTDLPPQVEKLIQKMETTIIKAKAAVVDCNNVDKKLRQLVDLTEDEANFHMKQSAFLYQLAVQTTPKSHHCLSMRLTVEYFKTSPLDADVSESLLNPDLHHYVILSNNVLASSVVINSTVMHAKVSRKQVFHVLTDKQSFFSMKMWFFTNAYKDATVEVLNIEDLDLLKGQTPSHLSMRQELRVSFLSTSESRTEYMSVFSHWHYALPKIFPNLKKIVVLDDDVVVQRDLSALWNLDMNEKVIGAVRFCAVKFGAIKNYLGKENYDSSSCTWMSGLNIIDLDRWREHDVTKMFQSLVQKRLTETTTLGATVLTFRGLLMDLDDTWVLSGLGHNYGITNEAINKAAVLHFNGNMKPWLELGISNYKVHWRKYLDLENRYMTDCNVNP